A single window of Paludisphaera rhizosphaerae DNA harbors:
- a CDS encoding DUF1559 domain-containing protein: MRYQGNGRHTRSGFTLIELLVVISVIAVLISLLLPAVQAARGAARRVQCVNNLKQIGLALANYESAITAYPPAYVGDPRATGTAFGVTYPDGNLNTTPGFAWGMLALPYMEQATVYASFNTNLPCWAPANVTGATTRLSVFLCPSATGGVEPFALHRYDNGDSGSPNDAGEFAPRIVFSRSHYVTNAGVNQPWGRSTAYSADFDVAEPIPGAPAPHVINGPFYRNSRTRVASVSDGLSNTVFLGEKSSNLCDATWVGVVPFSCTPPRQGWPSDPNSGGCLVGAHSGPDVRDHPQVIIHAPNHPFGHTDEMYSQDGNGSNVLMGDGSVRWIKETIHPYTWVALSTRNGGEVVSGDY, encoded by the coding sequence ATGAGATATCAAGGGAACGGGAGACACACACGCAGCGGATTTACGCTGATCGAGCTGCTAGTGGTGATTAGCGTGATCGCGGTGTTGATCAGCCTGTTGCTGCCGGCCGTTCAGGCGGCGCGGGGGGCGGCGCGGCGGGTGCAGTGCGTGAACAACCTGAAGCAGATCGGGTTGGCGCTGGCGAACTACGAATCGGCGATCACGGCCTATCCCCCGGCCTACGTGGGCGATCCCAGGGCGACGGGGACGGCCTTCGGCGTGACCTACCCCGACGGCAATCTGAACACGACTCCGGGGTTCGCCTGGGGGATGCTCGCGCTGCCGTACATGGAACAGGCGACGGTTTACGCCAGCTTCAATACGAACCTTCCCTGCTGGGCGCCGGCCAACGTCACGGGGGCGACGACGCGGCTGTCGGTTTTCCTCTGCCCGTCGGCGACGGGCGGCGTCGAGCCGTTCGCCCTTCACCGGTATGACAACGGCGACTCGGGCTCTCCGAACGACGCGGGGGAGTTCGCGCCTCGGATCGTTTTCTCGCGCAGCCACTACGTGACGAACGCCGGCGTGAACCAGCCGTGGGGCCGTAGCACGGCTTACTCGGCCGACTTTGACGTCGCCGAGCCCATCCCGGGTGCCCCTGCTCCGCACGTCATCAACGGACCGTTCTACCGGAACTCGCGAACTCGCGTCGCCTCGGTATCGGACGGCCTGTCGAACACCGTGTTCCTGGGCGAGAAGTCGTCGAACCTTTGCGACGCAACCTGGGTGGGAGTGGTCCCCTTCTCCTGCACGCCCCCGCGTCAGGGTTGGCCGTCGGATCCAAACAGCGGCGGCTGCCTGGTCGGCGCCCACAGCGGGCCCGACGTCCGCGACCACCCCCAGGTCATCATCCACGCCCCGAACCACCCCTTCGGCCACACCGACGAGATGTACTCCCAGGACGGCAATGGCTCCAACGTCCTGATGGGCGACGGCTCCGTCCGCTGGATCAAGGAGACGATCCACCCCTACACCTGGGTCGCCCTCTCAACTCGGAACGGCGGCGAGGTCGTCTCCGGCGACTATTGA
- a CDS encoding DUF4160 domain-containing protein → MPTIHREGPYRFFFYSGDRGEPPHVHVERDDCAAKYWLDPVRLERSGGFSAKELNHILAIIERSRQTMLDSWNEFFGN, encoded by the coding sequence ATGCCGACCATCCATCGTGAAGGGCCGTATCGCTTCTTTTTTTACTCAGGCGATCGGGGTGAGCCTCCGCACGTCCACGTCGAGCGAGACGACTGTGCGGCGAAATACTGGCTCGACCCGGTCCGCTTGGAGCGAAGCGGAGGGTTCTCCGCGAAAGAGCTCAATCACATCCTGGCGATCATCGAGAGGAGCCGGCAGACGATGCTGGACAGCTGGAATGAGTTCTTCGGCAACTGA
- a CDS encoding DUF2442 domain-containing protein codes for MSSSATELRVAVASSVETTDATLAVALVDGRTIVVPLAWYPRLLNGTAEERGRWRMIDGGRGLHWPDLDEDVCVEDLLAGRPSGESQASLRKWLDRRAGGRS; via the coding sequence ATGAGTTCTTCGGCAACTGAACTGAGGGTGGCCGTCGCGTCATCGGTCGAAACCACCGACGCCACGCTCGCCGTGGCTTTGGTCGACGGCCGTACGATCGTCGTGCCCCTGGCCTGGTATCCGCGACTGCTCAACGGCACGGCTGAGGAGCGAGGTCGATGGCGCATGATCGACGGCGGTCGCGGACTCCACTGGCCGGACCTGGATGAGGACGTTTGCGTTGAGGACCTCCTCGCCGGCCGTCCCTCGGGTGAGAGTCAGGCCTCGCTCCGAAAATGGCTCGACCGACGGGCGGGCGGCCGATCGTAG
- a CDS encoding WD40/YVTN/BNR-like repeat-containing protein encodes MILLTTDAGATWRRCTAPDAEDRDFRDVQAFDDRKALVLAIGEGEKSRIFKTTDGGETWSLRHINQDATGFLDAIAFWDRDHGLALGDPVGGRFVILATDDGGDTWNRVGLDMPEALPGEGAFAASGTCLAVQGGRFAWFGTGGGRIFHSEDRGRSWTVHATPIKGGASSGIFSLAFRDAEHGVAVGGDYKDAAAPGPFAAVTSDGGRTWSTPTGTGPAGYRSAVALLPGASMIAVGPAGADRSNDGGASWAKLGDAGFHAIAFAGRFGWAVGEDGRLARFGE; translated from the coding sequence ATGATCTTGCTCACGACGGACGCCGGCGCGACCTGGCGACGCTGCACCGCTCCAGACGCCGAGGACCGCGACTTCCGCGACGTGCAGGCGTTCGACGACCGCAAGGCGCTGGTGCTGGCGATCGGCGAGGGGGAGAAGTCGCGGATCTTCAAGACGACCGACGGCGGCGAAACCTGGTCGCTGCGGCACATTAACCAGGACGCCACAGGCTTCCTGGATGCAATCGCCTTCTGGGATCGCGACCACGGCCTGGCGCTCGGCGATCCCGTCGGCGGCCGGTTCGTGATCCTGGCGACCGACGACGGCGGCGACACCTGGAACCGCGTGGGCCTCGACATGCCCGAGGCGCTCCCGGGCGAGGGGGCCTTCGCGGCCAGCGGAACCTGCCTGGCGGTGCAGGGGGGTCGATTCGCCTGGTTCGGAACCGGCGGCGGCCGGATTTTTCACAGCGAGGATCGGGGACGCTCGTGGACCGTTCACGCGACGCCGATCAAGGGGGGCGCCTCATCGGGAATCTTCTCGCTGGCCTTCCGCGACGCCGAGCATGGCGTCGCCGTCGGCGGCGACTACAAGGACGCGGCCGCGCCAGGTCCTTTCGCCGCCGTCACCAGCGACGGCGGCCGAACCTGGTCGACTCCCACAGGAACCGGCCCAGCCGGCTACCGATCCGCCGTGGCCCTGCTGCCGGGCGCGTCAATGATCGCCGTCGGCCCCGCCGGCGCCGACCGCTCGAACGACGGCGGCGCTTCCTGGGCGAAGCTCGGCGACGCCGGCTTCCACGCCATCGCCTTCGCCGGGCGTTTCGGCTGGGCCGTGGGCGAGGACGGACGCCTCGCGCGGTTCGGAGAGTGA
- a CDS encoding LLM class flavin-dependent oxidoreductase: protein MNSLSETAFSVLDLCPIVEGGTAVDAFRNGLDLARHAERLGYHRYWVAEHHNIPGVASAATAVVIGHVAAGTSRIRVGAGGIMLPNHAPLVIAEQFGTLASLFPGRIDLGVGRAPGGDQRTARALRRYFEEVDAFPKDVQELQAYFQPATPGRFVHAIPGEGLDVPIWILGSSDFGARLAAQLGLPYAFASHFAPDHLFDAVAAYRESFVPSATLAEPKVMIGVNAFLADTDEEAVRLFSSHRQAIVNLVRGRPGLLPPPIDDVDSRCTPEERAAVDRMTRVSLVGSPSTILGPLRSLFNAVRPDEIIFSGHVFDHAARIHSYELLMQARRSG from the coding sequence GTGAACAGCTTGAGTGAAACGGCGTTCTCAGTCCTGGACCTGTGCCCGATCGTCGAGGGAGGGACGGCCGTCGACGCCTTCCGCAACGGGCTGGACCTGGCCCGCCATGCGGAACGGCTGGGGTATCATCGATACTGGGTGGCCGAGCACCACAACATCCCCGGCGTGGCGAGCGCCGCGACGGCCGTGGTGATCGGGCACGTTGCGGCGGGGACGTCGCGGATCCGCGTGGGGGCGGGCGGGATCATGCTGCCGAACCACGCGCCGCTGGTGATCGCCGAGCAGTTCGGGACGCTGGCCTCGCTGTTCCCCGGCCGGATCGATCTGGGAGTCGGTCGCGCGCCGGGGGGCGACCAGCGGACGGCCCGCGCGCTGAGACGCTATTTCGAGGAGGTCGACGCCTTCCCGAAGGACGTGCAGGAGCTTCAGGCCTACTTTCAGCCGGCGACCCCGGGGCGATTCGTGCACGCCATCCCGGGCGAGGGCCTGGACGTGCCAATCTGGATCCTGGGCTCCAGCGACTTCGGCGCCCGTCTGGCGGCTCAGTTGGGGCTTCCCTACGCGTTCGCCTCGCACTTCGCCCCCGACCACCTGTTCGACGCCGTGGCGGCGTACCGCGAGTCGTTCGTCCCCTCCGCGACGCTGGCCGAGCCCAAGGTCATGATCGGCGTCAACGCGTTCCTGGCCGACACCGACGAGGAAGCCGTGCGGCTTTTCTCGTCTCACCGCCAGGCGATCGTGAATCTCGTCCGAGGCCGTCCGGGACTTCTCCCCCCTCCCATCGACGACGTCGATTCCCGCTGCACCCCCGAAGAGCGCGCAGCCGTCGACCGCATGACGCGCGTCTCACTCGTGGGCTCTCCGTCGACGATCCTGGGTCCGCTCCGTTCGCTGTTCAACGCCGTCCGCCCCGATGAGATCATCTTCTCCGGACATGTTTTCGATCACGCTGCGCGGATACACTCGTACGAGCTGTTGATGCAAGCACGGCGGTCAGGCTGA
- a CDS encoding NHL repeat-containing protein, whose translation MDRREFLRRGAVAATAATTAAATGPFIHADDKAGSKTPTVGEGDHRYECRHDFFQAPGSIHWYETHGVAVDSQGFIYIAHRGGATKPKSPTDAQDTIAVFDPEGKFVRSFGKQFHGGGHGVDVRRENGVEYLYLACMMPVNLVAKTDLKGEVVWIKEAPTEPHVYDDPKAKFAPTNVAFGPDGDFFVADGYGSHYVHKYDKDAKWVKTFGGAGTEEGKFKTPHGIWLDDRPGRQPVLVVADRANARLQHFTLDGEHVGEDFHNVSLPASFDIRGDVLLVPDLYARVTLLDGNDKLISHLGDDPEWTKAVLADGRKMRTQPDRWKDGKFVHPHDACFDHDGNILVAEWVSTGRLTRLKRLS comes from the coding sequence ATGGACCGGCGCGAATTCCTCAGGCGCGGAGCCGTCGCCGCGACGGCCGCCACGACAGCGGCGGCGACCGGCCCCTTCATCCACGCCGACGACAAGGCAGGTTCGAAGACACCGACCGTCGGCGAGGGCGACCACCGCTACGAGTGCCGGCACGACTTCTTCCAGGCCCCCGGCTCGATCCACTGGTATGAGACTCACGGCGTGGCCGTGGACTCCCAGGGGTTCATCTACATCGCCCACCGCGGCGGCGCAACCAAGCCGAAGTCGCCGACCGACGCCCAGGACACGATCGCCGTCTTCGACCCCGAGGGGAAGTTCGTCCGGTCGTTCGGCAAGCAATTCCACGGCGGCGGCCACGGCGTCGACGTCCGCCGTGAGAACGGCGTCGAATACCTGTACCTGGCCTGCATGATGCCGGTGAACCTCGTCGCCAAGACCGACCTCAAGGGCGAAGTCGTCTGGATCAAGGAAGCCCCGACCGAGCCTCACGTCTACGACGACCCCAAGGCCAAGTTCGCCCCGACGAACGTCGCCTTCGGCCCCGACGGCGACTTCTTCGTCGCCGACGGCTACGGGTCGCATTACGTCCACAAGTACGATAAGGACGCGAAGTGGGTGAAGACCTTCGGCGGGGCTGGGACTGAGGAAGGGAAGTTCAAGACGCCGCACGGAATCTGGCTCGACGATCGACCGGGCCGCCAGCCCGTGCTGGTCGTCGCCGACCGCGCCAACGCCCGGCTCCAGCATTTCACGCTCGACGGCGAGCACGTCGGCGAGGACTTCCACAACGTCTCCCTCCCGGCGAGCTTCGACATCCGCGGCGACGTCCTGCTGGTTCCGGACCTGTACGCGCGGGTGACGCTCCTGGACGGGAACGACAAGCTGATCTCCCACCTGGGCGACGATCCGGAGTGGACCAAGGCCGTGCTCGCCGACGGCAGGAAGATGCGAACCCAGCCCGACCGCTGGAAGGACGGCAAGTTCGTCCACCCGCACGACGCCTGCTTCGACCACGACGGGAACATTCTGGTGGCTGAATGGGTTTCGACCGGCCGGCTGACGAGGCTGAAGCGGTTGAGTTGA
- a CDS encoding YqgE/AlgH family protein, protein MKSLRGRLLIAAPGLTDPNFHRTVVLIAAHSETGTLGLILNRETDTDFAEVWRRISTQPCARTEKLRHGGPVTGSLMALHDQRPQADILVADGIYVATELAAMESLAASAEGRVLFYAGHAGWGPGQLEDELAEGSWLLATASAEHVFDLWDAASLWKTAATAAGRREVHELVEPRHIPEDPRAN, encoded by the coding sequence ATGAAATCGCTGCGAGGACGCCTCCTGATCGCCGCCCCCGGGCTGACCGATCCGAATTTCCATCGGACGGTCGTCCTGATCGCGGCCCACAGCGAGACCGGCACGCTGGGCCTGATCCTGAACCGAGAGACCGACACGGATTTCGCCGAGGTCTGGCGACGGATCAGCACCCAGCCCTGCGCCCGCACGGAGAAACTCCGCCACGGCGGCCCAGTGACCGGCAGCCTGATGGCTCTGCACGACCAACGTCCCCAGGCCGACATCCTCGTCGCTGATGGGATCTACGTCGCCACGGAACTGGCCGCCATGGAGTCATTGGCCGCGTCCGCCGAGGGCCGAGTCCTCTTCTACGCCGGCCACGCCGGATGGGGTCCCGGGCAGCTTGAAGACGAACTGGCTGAGGGGAGTTGGTTGCTGGCGACCGCTTCCGCCGAACACGTCTTCGACCTCTGGGACGCGGCCTCGCTCTGGAAGACGGCCGCCACCGCCGCCGGCCGTCGCGAGGTCCATGAACTCGTCGAACCTCGCCACATTCCCGAAGACCCCCGCGCCAACTGA
- a CDS encoding putative quinol monooxygenase — MICLAVTLIARPGAEDRAAECFRKLTEHSRTEAGCIMYQFHRSTDDPRKFFVYEQYVDEAALQAHNNSSHYAHYVRGEFPTLVESADLVKYVPI; from the coding sequence ATGATCTGCCTCGCCGTCACCCTCATCGCCCGTCCCGGCGCCGAAGACCGCGCCGCCGAGTGCTTCCGGAAGCTCACCGAGCACAGCCGCACCGAAGCGGGCTGCATCATGTACCAGTTCCACCGCTCGACGGACGACCCCCGCAAGTTCTTCGTCTACGAGCAGTACGTCGACGAGGCCGCCCTCCAGGCGCACAACAACTCAAGCCACTACGCCCACTACGTGCGAGGTGAATTCCCGACCCTGGTCGAAAGCGCCGACCTGGTGAAGTACGTGCCGATCTGA
- a CDS encoding RNA polymerase sigma factor, producing the protein MSEPTPEAEGFKALIGRVRDGDEDAASELVRRYEPAVRRAARVRLLDTRLNRMLDSMDVCQSVMASFFVRTALGQYELDTPDQLLKLLATMTRNKLANVVKAQGAQRRDFRRTKPGEGEAGAGDSSAVGAGAFADVPGASPTPSREVAAREMLVEARRRLSPEELRLLDDREAGRDWAEIAAEMGATPEALRKRLARAVDRVATELGLEE; encoded by the coding sequence ATGTCCGAACCGACACCCGAAGCCGAGGGCTTCAAGGCCCTCATCGGCCGAGTCCGCGACGGCGACGAAGACGCGGCCTCCGAACTGGTCCGCCGCTACGAGCCGGCCGTCCGCCGCGCCGCGAGGGTCCGCCTCCTCGACACGCGGCTCAACCGCATGCTGGATTCGATGGACGTCTGCCAGTCCGTCATGGCCAGCTTCTTCGTCCGCACGGCGCTGGGGCAGTACGAGCTGGACACGCCCGACCAGCTCCTGAAGCTGCTGGCGACCATGACCCGCAACAAGCTGGCGAACGTCGTGAAGGCCCAGGGCGCCCAGCGCCGCGACTTCCGCCGCACGAAGCCCGGCGAGGGCGAAGCCGGCGCGGGCGACTCGTCCGCGGTCGGCGCAGGCGCCTTCGCCGACGTCCCCGGCGCCTCGCCGACGCCCAGCCGCGAGGTCGCCGCCCGCGAGATGCTCGTCGAGGCCCGCCGCCGCCTCTCGCCCGAGGAGCTTCGCCTCCTGGACGACCGCGAAGCCGGCCGCGACTGGGCCGAGATCGCCGCCGAGATGGGCGCCACCCCCGAAGCCCTGCGCAAACGCCTGGCCCGCGCCGTCGACCGCGTGGCGACCGAGTTGGGGTTGGAGGAATGA
- a CDS encoding serine/threonine-protein kinase: MNTPNATGPSTATAARLMQEHRDLWRRGERLRVEEFLKNLGRKRVAPADLLDLVYGEVLLREEDGETPEMQEYLDRFPEHADELRAQFEVHDALRLSKPFSVALSSVSGPTDAWDGPTNVPETFNYGPTSHVGEAPNEAAAPTAPPRDPRLPTVAGYDVLDVLGSGGMGTVFKAFDRKSRRMVAMKTMNRANAAALLRFKHEFRSLLDVVHPNLVNLYELLSDGENWFLTMELLDGVDFLTYIREPGADRVGRIRAAIRRLADGVQALHEAGKLHRDIKPSNVMVTRDGRVVLLDFGLAAEQDEDGQHQSSDDRMVGTAAYMAPEQAAALPVSAAADWYSVGVMLFESLAGRLPFTGSALMILMDKQRREAPAPSEFASDVPPDLNYLCNDLLNRRPEDRPAGPDVLRRLGTAGEVAQPGQRLRARADVSHPSSTGRGVGLVGREHQRAELRRALEDVRNGRPVAVYLHGGSGAGKTALLQGFLDERADEEDAIVLSGRCYERETVPYKAFDSLVDALARRLGRMSDVDLAAVLPRDVSSLARVFPSLRRVEAVARSPGRGRETPDLQELRRRAFAALRELLARLGDRGTLIVAVDDLQWGDADSAAMLVEVMRPPDAPVFLFAATYRTEDEPTSPLLQALARAGALGVGQAPAAGLDARSLHVEPLSPAEARELASALLVGDEEASAIRRNLAETVARESQGNPFFIAELVRHVHAGALDLDAGDEDAGRRLVLDDVLWSRIQRLPEDAREVLEIIAASGRPLRLVDLGACLDDPIDERSALAVLRAGRLVRGTGRAETDEVEAYHDRVRETVASRLSPEVSRDRHRRLATALEASGAADPEALGVHFLGAGEPARAAGFFAEAADEAAEALAFERAAGLYRKAIEHGLFEADRRGLLLERLGDALANAGRGVEAAQAYLTGSTDAPADDALERRRRAAMQFLVSGHIDRGLETLQDVLARVGMSLPGTPKRALVSLLWRRALLRLRGLNYREADAAQIDPAALRKIDVCWSAGVGLSVVDTILGADFQARGLLLSLAAGEPSRIARALAMEAAHAASTGGSNRRRTERLLETAETLARRVEHPYALGMVTMARGVSAYLEGRWKPAQIQCDEAEAIFRDRCTGVAWERNTADAFSLWGLSHQGEAGELSRRWPILLAQALDRGDLYAAMNLSSYLMSIVRLAADEPARAREELAATNARWSRKGYHVQHNDALWAAVQIELYDGRGREAWRLLEESWPALRRSLLLRVQFIRTSMRFLRARAAIAAAAEIRPTNPTEARRLLAVAEADAKALSREKMPCPDAYAKMIAATLAPTPDRAVPLWREAVRAFESVDMGLCVAASRRRLAQALGSNAGAAELAASEEWMRSRLYREPEKAARMIAPAKG; the protein is encoded by the coding sequence ATGAACACCCCGAACGCCACCGGCCCGTCGACCGCGACGGCCGCCCGACTCATGCAGGAGCACCGCGACCTCTGGCGGCGAGGTGAGCGGCTGCGCGTCGAGGAGTTCCTGAAAAATCTGGGCCGGAAGCGCGTCGCGCCGGCCGACCTGCTCGACCTGGTCTACGGCGAGGTCCTCCTGCGCGAAGAGGACGGCGAAACGCCCGAGATGCAGGAGTACCTCGACCGCTTCCCCGAGCATGCCGACGAGCTGCGGGCCCAGTTCGAGGTTCATGACGCCCTCCGCCTGAGCAAACCGTTCAGCGTGGCCCTTTCCTCCGTGTCGGGCCCGACAGACGCCTGGGACGGTCCGACCAACGTCCCCGAGACGTTCAATTACGGCCCCACGTCGCACGTCGGCGAAGCCCCCAACGAGGCCGCCGCTCCTACCGCGCCGCCACGCGACCCTCGGCTCCCCACCGTGGCCGGCTATGACGTGCTGGACGTGCTGGGGAGCGGCGGCATGGGGACCGTCTTCAAGGCCTTCGACCGCAAGAGCCGCCGCATGGTCGCCATGAAGACCATGAACCGGGCCAACGCCGCGGCGCTCCTGCGGTTCAAGCACGAGTTCCGCTCGCTGCTGGACGTCGTCCACCCCAACCTCGTCAACCTGTACGAGTTGCTGAGCGACGGCGAGAACTGGTTCCTGACGATGGAGCTGCTGGACGGCGTCGACTTCCTGACGTACATCCGCGAGCCCGGCGCCGACCGCGTCGGCCGGATTCGCGCCGCGATTCGACGCCTGGCCGACGGCGTGCAGGCCCTCCACGAAGCCGGCAAGCTGCACCGCGACATCAAGCCCTCCAACGTGATGGTCACGCGCGACGGCCGCGTCGTGCTGCTGGACTTCGGACTGGCCGCCGAGCAGGACGAGGATGGGCAGCACCAGAGCAGCGACGACCGGATGGTCGGCACGGCGGCCTACATGGCCCCGGAGCAGGCCGCGGCCCTGCCGGTCTCGGCGGCCGCCGACTGGTACAGCGTCGGCGTCATGCTCTTCGAGTCCCTCGCCGGCCGGTTGCCGTTCACGGGCAGCGCGCTGATGATCCTGATGGACAAGCAGCGTCGCGAGGCGCCCGCCCCGTCCGAGTTCGCCTCCGACGTTCCGCCGGATCTCAATTACCTCTGCAACGACCTGCTGAACCGTCGCCCCGAGGACCGCCCGGCCGGCCCGGACGTCCTCCGTCGCCTGGGAACGGCCGGCGAAGTCGCTCAGCCGGGGCAACGGCTCCGAGCCCGGGCCGATGTGTCCCATCCGTCGTCAACCGGGAGGGGCGTCGGACTCGTCGGCCGAGAACATCAGCGGGCGGAGCTTCGCCGGGCGTTGGAGGACGTCCGCAACGGCCGACCGGTCGCCGTATATCTGCACGGGGGTTCGGGAGCCGGCAAGACGGCGCTGTTGCAGGGGTTCCTCGACGAACGGGCCGATGAGGAGGACGCGATCGTCCTGTCCGGCCGCTGCTATGAGCGTGAAACCGTCCCGTACAAGGCGTTTGACAGCCTCGTCGATGCGCTGGCCCGGCGGCTCGGCCGCATGAGCGACGTGGACCTGGCCGCGGTCCTGCCGCGCGACGTCTCATCGTTGGCCCGCGTCTTTCCGAGCCTTCGTCGCGTCGAGGCCGTCGCCAGGAGTCCCGGTCGCGGCCGCGAGACGCCCGACCTCCAGGAACTACGCCGTCGCGCCTTCGCCGCTCTCCGCGAGTTGCTGGCGCGGCTGGGAGACCGCGGCACGCTGATCGTGGCCGTGGACGACCTGCAATGGGGAGACGCCGATAGCGCGGCGATGCTCGTCGAGGTGATGCGGCCTCCCGACGCCCCCGTCTTCCTCTTCGCCGCCACCTATCGCACCGAGGACGAGCCGACGAGCCCGCTGCTCCAGGCCCTTGCGCGAGCCGGAGCGCTGGGCGTGGGCCAGGCTCCGGCCGCCGGCCTCGACGCCCGATCATTGCACGTCGAGCCCCTGTCGCCGGCGGAGGCCCGTGAACTGGCCTCGGCGCTGCTGGTCGGCGACGAGGAGGCCTCGGCCATACGTCGAAACCTGGCGGAGACCGTCGCCCGGGAATCTCAGGGGAACCCGTTCTTCATCGCCGAGTTGGTCCGTCACGTTCACGCCGGCGCGCTGGACCTCGACGCGGGCGACGAGGATGCAGGCCGTCGGCTCGTGCTCGACGACGTGCTCTGGTCCCGCATCCAGCGCCTTCCGGAAGACGCCCGCGAGGTCCTGGAAATCATCGCCGCTTCGGGCCGACCGCTTCGCCTCGTCGATCTGGGAGCCTGCCTGGACGACCCGATCGACGAGCGTTCGGCGCTGGCCGTCCTCCGCGCCGGACGGCTCGTGCGCGGGACCGGGCGGGCGGAGACCGACGAGGTCGAAGCGTATCACGACCGCGTCCGCGAAACGGTCGCGTCCCGGCTCTCCCCCGAGGTTTCGCGCGACCGCCACCGCCGCCTGGCGACGGCGCTGGAGGCGTCTGGCGCCGCCGACCCCGAAGCCCTGGGCGTCCACTTCCTGGGCGCCGGCGAGCCGGCCCGGGCCGCTGGGTTCTTCGCCGAGGCCGCCGACGAGGCCGCGGAGGCGTTGGCCTTCGAGCGCGCCGCCGGGCTCTATCGGAAGGCGATCGAGCATGGCCTCTTCGAAGCCGATCGCAGGGGCCTGCTGCTGGAGCGGCTGGGCGACGCCCTGGCGAACGCCGGACGAGGCGTCGAGGCAGCCCAGGCTTACTTGACCGGTTCGACCGACGCGCCGGCCGACGACGCCCTGGAACGCCGTCGCCGCGCGGCCATGCAGTTCCTTGTCAGCGGCCACATCGACCGGGGTCTGGAGACGTTGCAGGACGTGCTGGCCCGCGTCGGTATGAGCCTGCCGGGGACGCCCAAGCGGGCGCTCGTATCGCTGCTCTGGCGTCGCGCGTTGCTGCGACTCCGCGGCCTGAATTACCGCGAGGCCGACGCGGCGCAGATCGATCCGGCGGCCCTGAGGAAAATCGACGTCTGCTGGTCGGCCGGCGTGGGCCTGAGCGTCGTCGACACCATCCTCGGCGCCGACTTCCAGGCGCGCGGGCTCTTGCTCTCCCTGGCCGCCGGCGAGCCCTCGCGGATCGCCCGCGCGTTGGCGATGGAAGCGGCCCACGCGGCCTCCACCGGGGGCTCCAACCGCCGCCGGACCGAGCGTCTCCTGGAGACCGCCGAGACGCTGGCGCGTCGCGTCGAACACCCCTACGCGCTGGGGATGGTCACGATGGCCCGGGGCGTTTCCGCCTATCTTGAGGGCCGCTGGAAGCCCGCGCAGATCCAGTGCGACGAGGCCGAGGCGATCTTCCGCGATCGTTGCACGGGCGTCGCCTGGGAGCGCAACACCGCCGACGCCTTCTCGCTCTGGGGGCTGAGCCACCAGGGGGAGGCCGGCGAGCTTTCGCGACGGTGGCCCATCCTGCTGGCCCAGGCCCTCGACCGCGGCGACCTCTACGCGGCCATGAACCTCAGTTCCTACCTCATGTCGATCGTCCGCCTGGCGGCCGACGAGCCCGCTCGCGCCCGCGAGGAGTTGGCCGCCACCAACGCCCGATGGTCGCGGAAGGGCTACCACGTCCAGCACAACGACGCCCTCTGGGCGGCCGTGCAGATCGAGCTTTACGACGGTCGGGGACGCGAAGCCTGGCGGCTGCTCGAAGAATCGTGGCCGGCGCTGCGGCGTTCGCTGCTGCTGCGGGTCCAGTTCATCCGGACCTCGATGCGGTTCCTCCGCGCCCGGGCCGCGATCGCCGCCGCCGCCGAGATCCGACCGACCAACCCGACCGAGGCTCGCCGCCTGCTGGCCGTCGCCGAGGCCGACGCCAAGGCCCTCTCCCGCGAGAAGATGCCCTGTCCGGACGCCTACGCGAAGATGATCGCCGCCACGCTCGCCCCAACGCCCGACCGCGCCGTGCCCCTCTGGCGCGAGGCCGTGCGCGCGTTCGAGTCCGTCGACATGGGCCTCTGCGTCGCCGCCTCCCGCCGCCGACTCGCCCAGGCCCTCGGCAGTAACGCCGGCGCGGCGGAACTAGCCGCCTCCGAGGAATGGATGCGTTCCCGCCTTTATCGCGAGCCCGAGAAGGCCGCCCGGATGATCGCCCCTGCGAAGGGATGA